GTTTCCAAGACTTGCCGGTAGCCCTTGGTCGGATCTCGAAGCGGCACGCATCAGCCTTTCCTGACGCATAGGAAAATTGGCCGCTGATTCAGAATATACCCGCCGCGCCCGTTTCCGGTCAAGAAACTAAAAAATAGCCGGGCCGGCTTCATCACAGTTCAGCACGAAGGACCGGAAAAGCGTTGTAGCTTGCCGGATGCCGCTCATGAAGAGCCGGAAACTCGGCGCTCATTCAACCCCATGCTCCAAAATCCCTTGCCGGCCGGCCAGCAAGGTCAGTTCGGCTATCGTGCTCACGCCCAGTTTTTCCTTGATCGCGGTGCCGTGATTGCAGACCGTTTTGTAACTCAGGCAGAGCTTCTCAGCGGCCTTGTGCGTGTTGTAGCCCCGCGCCAATAAACAGAAGACATCGAATTCACGGGGCGAGAGCAGACTGATTTTTCCCGAATCGTCATGGCCCGTGCCCATCGTGATCGCCAGTTGCTGAGCCAGTTCGGGGTCCACATAGGTGCCGCCGCCGGCAATTTTGCACACCGCCGCCACCAGTGTTTCGGGCATGCTGTTTTTGGTGATATAACCTTTGGCGCCGGCTTTGATGGCGCGCGAGGCATAAGTCAATCCGTCATGGATGCTGAATACCAGTATTTTGCAGTGCGGGTTCCGACTGGTCAGTCGTCTGATCGTTTCAAAACCGCCGATGCCCGGCATCGACAGGTCCAGCACCACGATGTCCGGCTGATGCTGGCTGAAAAGCTGGCAGGCCGTCTCGCCCCGGTCCGCCTCATAAATCTTCCCGATGGTATCGGATAATCCCAGATAAGTTTTATAGCCTGCCCGGACGACGGCATGGTCGTCCACCAGTAAGACATCGATCTTGCGTGACACTCAGTTGCTCCCCTACAAATTCAGCCATGATGCGTCGTTTTTACGGACAAGACTATGGGAGCTTTTCCCGTTTTATCGAGGTGAGCTAAACATGGGAAAATTTCACGTGCAATCAAGGCAAATTTCCCGGTCATTTCAGGGCTTATTCCGTAACCCGGCCAATGCCTCCTCCCGTATCATTTCCGCCCAGCATAGCCTTGCGCGCCGATGAACCACAAGGCGTTACGTTTTGATCAAGAAAGCTGACCGCTGCAAGTTCTCACAAACAAACACCATCGGCGCGCATGGGCTAGGCCTTATTAATCAGTGCATAAAAATAACCTGGAGGAAGTATGCGGATTTCGAAATTTGCTCGTCATGTGGGGACGACAACGGCGCTGGTGTCGGGCATCCTGCTGGCCTTGTCGCAACCGGCGCAGGCCAACAAAGAGCTGGACCAGATGTCGCGCCAGAACACCAATTGGGTGATGCAGACCAAGGACTACAGCTCCACGCATTTCAGCGAGCTGTATGACATCAACGTCACCAACGTCAAGAACCTGAAGCCAGCCTGGAGTTTTTCAACCGGCGTGCTGAACGGCCACGAAGGCGGGCCTTTGGTCGTTGACGGCATCATGTATGTTCATACGCCTTACCCGAACAACGTGTTCGCTATCGACCTGAACAATCCTGACAAAATATTGTGGGAGTTCAAGCCCAAGCAAAATCCGGCAGCCCGTGCGGTAGCCTGTTGCGACGTCGTCAACCGCGGTCTGGCTTATGCGCCGCAGGGCAAGGATTATCCGGCGACGATTTTCCTGAACCAGCTTGACGGCCATATCGTCGCGCTGAACGCGAAAACCGGCGATGTGCTGTGGAAAATGGAGAATTCCGACATCGCGATGGGCTCGACACTGACTGTCGCGCCGTTTGTCGCCGAGGACAAGGTGATTGTCGGCACGTCCGGCGCCGAACTGGGCGTCAGGGGCTACGCGACCGCTTATAACATCAAGGACGGCAAGCAGGCCTGGCGCGTTTACGCGACCGGTCCCGATGAAGACATCAAATTGTCGAAAGACTTCAACAAGGCCAACCCGCATTACGGCCAGTTCGGTCTGGGGTTGAAAACCTGGGAAGGCGATGCCTGGAAAATCGGCGGCGGCACCAACTGGGGCTGGTACGCTTACGATCCCGATCTGAGAATGTTGTACTACGGATCAGGCAACCCGGCGCCATGGAATGAAACCATGCGGCCCGGCGACAACAAATGGACCATGACCATCTGGGGCCGCGACATCGATACCGGGGAAGCGAAATTCGGCTATCAGAAAACGCCTCACGACGAGTGGGATTACGCCGGCGTCAACTACATGGGCCTGTCCGAGCAGAAAGTTAACGGCAAAATGACCAAACTGCTGACCCATCCTGACCGCAACGGCCTGGTTTATACCCTGAACCGCGAAAACGGCGATCTGGTCAACGCCTTCAAAATCGACAACACCGTCAACTGGGTCAAGCACGTGGACCTGAAAACCGGCCTGCCGGTGCGCGATCCTGAATATTCGACGCACATGGACCACGAAGCCAAAGGCATCTGTCCTTCGGCCATGGGTTATCACAACCAGGGCATCGAGTCCTACGATCCG
This is a stretch of genomic DNA from Methylobacter sp. YRD-M1. It encodes these proteins:
- a CDS encoding response regulator — translated: MSRKIDVLLVDDHAVVRAGYKTYLGLSDTIGKIYEADRGETACQLFSQHQPDIVVLDLSMPGIGGFETIRRLTSRNPHCKILVFSIHDGLTYASRAIKAGAKGYITKNSMPETLVAAVCKIAGGGTYVDPELAQQLAITMGTGHDDSGKISLLSPREFDVFCLLARGYNTHKAAEKLCLSYKTVCNHGTAIKEKLGVSTIAELTLLAGRQGILEHGVE
- a CDS encoding methanol/ethanol family PQQ-dependent dehydrogenase gives rise to the protein MRISKFARHVGTTTALVSGILLALSQPAQANKELDQMSRQNTNWVMQTKDYSSTHFSELYDINVTNVKNLKPAWSFSTGVLNGHEGGPLVVDGIMYVHTPYPNNVFAIDLNNPDKILWEFKPKQNPAARAVACCDVVNRGLAYAPQGKDYPATIFLNQLDGHIVALNAKTGDVLWKMENSDIAMGSTLTVAPFVAEDKVIVGTSGAELGVRGYATAYNIKDGKQAWRVYATGPDEDIKLSKDFNKANPHYGQFGLGLKTWEGDAWKIGGGTNWGWYAYDPDLRMLYYGSGNPAPWNETMRPGDNKWTMTIWGRDIDTGEAKFGYQKTPHDEWDYAGVNYMGLSEQKVNGKMTKLLTHPDRNGLVYTLNRENGDLVNAFKIDNTVNWVKHVDLKTGLPVRDPEYSTHMDHEAKGICPSAMGYHNQGIESYDPNRQLFFMGVNHICMDWEPFMLPYRAGQFFVGATLNMYPGPKGTLGQVKAMNAVTGEFEWEVQEKFAVWGGTTATAGDLVFYGTLDGYIKALNSTTGEELWKFKLPSGVIGHPITYKHDGKQYVAIYYGVGGWPGVGLVFDLKDPTAGLGAVGAFKELAHHTQMGGGVMVFSL